In the genome of Sporichthya brevicatena, one region contains:
- a CDS encoding translation initiation factor IF-2 N-terminal domain-containing protein — MAKVRVYELAKEFGVESKVVLAKLQEMGEFVRSASSTIEAPVVRKLKDAFPQGASSAPAKKAPAKKATPAPAPAPA; from the coding sequence GTGGCCAAGGTCCGGGTCTACGAACTCGCGAAAGAGTTCGGCGTCGAGAGCAAGGTCGTCCTGGCCAAGCTCCAGGAGATGGGCGAGTTCGTCCGCTCCGCGTCGTCCACCATCGAGGCGCCAGTCGTCCGCAAGCTGAAGGACGCGTTCCCCCAGGGAGCGTCCTCCGCCCCCGCCAAGAAGGCTCCGGCCAAGAAGGCTACCCCGGCTCCGGCGCCCGCGCCGGC
- a CDS encoding YlxR family protein — protein MVDRVDAPSVPLRTCVGCRERAPKTDLLRVVAVEGACVPDPRGRLPGRGAHLHPRPECLTLALRRRAFPRALRVAGPLDTENLTAFLAQRETSV, from the coding sequence GTGGTCGATCGCGTGGATGCCCCTTCCGTTCCCCTCCGTACGTGCGTGGGGTGTCGGGAACGGGCTCCCAAGACCGACCTGCTGCGGGTCGTGGCGGTCGAGGGCGCATGTGTCCCCGATCCTCGCGGCCGGTTGCCGGGCCGTGGAGCGCATCTGCACCCACGACCCGAGTGTCTTACCCTCGCCCTGCGCCGCCGGGCGTTCCCGAGAGCCCTCCGGGTTGCGGGTCCGCTCGACACGGAGAACCTGACGGCTTTCCTCGCGCAGCGTGAGACCAGTGTGTGA